AGGACATGGGGGCGGCTGGCCTGACCTCTTCCGCCGTGGAAATGGCGGGCAAGGGCGGCGTTGGTATCGACCTTGACCTCGACCACGTGCCCCAGCGCGAGCGTGGCATGACGGCGTATGAGATGATGCTGTCCGAGAGCCAGGAGCGCATGCTGATCGTGCTGCGCCCCGACCGCACAGAGCAGGCCCGCGCCATCTTTGACAAGTGGGAGCTCGATTTTGCCGTCATCGGCCACCTGACCGATACCGGCAATATCGTCATCCGCCACAAGGGCGACGTCGAGGCCGAGATTCCGCTCGCACCCCTGGCCGATCAGGCCCCGGTCTATCATCGCCCCACGGCGCCTGCGCAAAAGCCGCAGCCGATGGAGCCGATCATCGACCCCGTGGGTGTGGAGCAGGCGCTGATCCGTCTGATCGGCTGCCCGGACCTCGCCTCGCGCGCGTGGGTTTACAACCAGTATGACAGCACGGTGGGCGGCCAGACGGTGCGCAGGCCGGGGGCTGCCGATGCCGCGATCGTCAAGGTCGAGGATACGGAAATCGGTCTGGCGCTGACCACCGACTGCACGCCGCGCTACTGCCGCGCCAATGCGAAGCTTGGCGGCGCGCAGGCGGTGGCCGAAGCCTGGCGCAACATCACGGCCACGGGTGCCCGCCCGCTGGCGGTGACCGACAACCTCAACTTCGGCTCGCCTGAAAAGCCGGAGGTGATGGGCCAGTTCGTCGATGCCATCGCCGGCATGGGCGAGGCATGCCGCGCGCTCGACTTTCCGGTCGTGAGCGGCAATGTCTCGCTGTATAACGAGACGCGCGCGCCCGATGGCACGTCGCAGTCCATCCTGCCCACGCCTGCCATTGGCGGGCTTGGCGTGCTGGAGAACGTGCGCCAGGCGGTTGGGCTGGAAATGCCCGAGGGCTGCGATGTCATGCTGCTTGGCGAGACGAAGGGTCAGTTGGGCCAGTCGATCTGGCTGCGTGAAATTCTTGGCGCGCAGGATGGCGAGCCGCCCGAACTCGATCTGGCCGCCGAGCGGCGCAATGGCGATTTCGTGCGCGGGCTGATCCTTGATGGTACGATTGCCGCCTGCCACGATGTGGCGGATGGCGGCGTGCTGGTGGCCGTGACCGAGATGGTCATGGCAGGGCAGGCGGGCTGCGTGCTCGACGCCCCGCAATCGGGCATGCGGCCCGAGGCGTTCTGGTTTGGCGAGGACCAGTCGCGCTACGTTGTGGCCGTGCGTGACGGGCAGGCGCTTGCCACCCTTGCGGCACAGGCAGGGGTGCCATGCCGCAGGCTGGGTCGTTCGGGCGGTGAGGGTTTGACATTGCCCAATGGGTCCACAATATCCAAGGCGCGTCTGCTCGCGGTGCATTCCGAATTCTTTCCGCGACTGATGGACCGATAGGGCAGGAGTTTTAAGCCACATGGCAATGACGGCACAGGAAATCGAGACCTACATCCGCGAGGCCCTGCCTGATGCAAAGATCACGATCGATGATCTGGCAGGCGATGGCGACCACTATGCCTGCCGCGTGGTGAGCGAGGCCTTTCGCGGGCTGCCCCGCGTGCGCCAGCACCAGATGGTCTATGACGCGTTACAGGGGCACATGGGCGGCAAGCTGCATGCGCTGGCATTGCAGACCCAGACGCCCGACTGACCCCAAAGCGATATCCTTACCCCCAAAGCAGGAAAACAAGATTATGGCCGAAACAATCGCACAGCGCATTCAGGCGCAGATCGATGCCAACCCTGTCATGCTGTACATGAAGGGTGATGCCAACTTCCCGCAGTGCGGCTTCTCCGCGCGCGTGGTGCAGGTGCTCAAGCATCTTGGCGTGCCCTTCAAGACCGAGAACGTGCTGGCTGACCCCGAGCTGCGCCAGGGCATCAAGGACTTCTCGAACTGGCCCACGGTGCCGCAGCTTTACGTCAAGGGCGAGTTCATTGGCGGCTGCGATATCGTGACCGAGATGTACCAGACCGGTGAGCTTGAAAAGCTCCTGACCGAGAAGGGCATTGCCACCGCCGCTGCCTGATCAGGGCGGCCCGAGGGCAGTAAAAACGGCGGGCGGAGCAGAAATGTTCCGCCCGTTCTGTATTTGGGGCATAACATCACTTGCGTCATGCTACCGCTTTCGCCTAGCTTTCCCTTGCATTTGAAAAAAAACAAGGGGGCCTGATGCGCTACACTGACTTGCGTTCTGCTACAATGCTGCTGCTTGGCGCAGGTCTGATTGGAAGCATCGCCACCCCCGCCCATGCCCGCACCCATGCGGTCACCGAGAACGAGGCTGACCGGCTCACGCTGGGCGCGCTGATCGCGCCGCCCCCGCCGGTGCGCCATGTGGCCTATCACCCGGCAGCGGGCAGGGGTCATGCGCCCGTAGTGCTGGCTGCGCATCATGGCTCTATCGCCCATACGCAGCACACGATGGTGCATACCATCGTCTATCACCCGCATGGCAGCGTAACCCACCATATCCACCCGGCGCCTAGCCGCCATCGCACCTGAGCGCCTGTCTGAAAACAGACTTCAGGCAAAATAATAAAAGTTTATGGGTGCCGCCTTTCTTCGAAAAGGCGGCGTTCTTTATTGTAACGAAGCAGGCCGTGCTCAGTACTGCCTGAAGGCGTCCGGTATCCATTCAATGACATTGCCCGGCAGCACCGCGCAGACATCAAGGCGCATGCTGTCATAGGTCCAGTGCGGATTGGCGGCGCAGAGTGCCTCGGCCGCATTCATGATGCGCGTGACCTGCGCGGGCCGGATCGATTCGCCCGCTGCCAGCAGGGAAGGGCGCGCCTTGACCTCGATAAAGGCCAGACAGCCTGCGCGTAGGGCCACGATATCAATTTCCCCCCACCGCGTGCGGGCACGGTGCAGCAGCACCTGCCAGCCCTTTGCCCGCAGGTCGGCCATAGCGGCCTGTTCGGCGGCCAGGCCATCAGCAAAGGCGCGTCTGCCACGGCGCTGGCGGTGAAGGGCAGGCGGGCGTGCGATCATGTCCCGTTTTTTACAGGCTTTCTCGGATGCCAGTCCAGCAGGCATGTGGCTACAGCCATCAAAGCCTGTCGCTTTTTTGACAAAAGGCGACAGACGGAAACATTTGTTATTATTTATCAATAGGTTGTTTGAAAACCATGTTCGCCCCACCGGGTCGTGGCTGTGTAAAACCCGGCGGGTAGGATAAGAGCATGTGGAGACATGACCGGGCTGGAGCAGGATGAGGTGACATGATCTTTTATTCCCTGACCATATGGGATCTGGCTCTGCTTGTGCTGCGGCTGTGCTTTGTGGTGCCGGTCGTGATCCATGTGCTCCTGACCAAGCGTGATGTCGGGGCCTCGATTGGCTGGATTGGCGTGACCGTGCTCATGCCGCTTACGGGCGGCATCCTCTATCTCATGTTCGGCATCAACCGCGTGCACCGGCGTGCCCGGCGCATGGCGGGGCAGCACCCGTGGCGCAGCCGGACCATGTCCTCGCAGTGGCGCTGCGATGAAAAGGGGGCCTTCGCCCCGCTGGGCTCCATGGTGGGCAAGCTGACCGGCCGCCCGCTGCTGGGCGGCAACGCCATCGAGCCGATGCATGATGGTGACAGGGTCTACCCGCGCATGCTGGCCGCCATCAACGCGGCCGAGCGCAGCGTGCTGCTGTGCTCCTATATCTTCCGCGCCGACAGCATTGGCCGCCAGTTCTGTGATGCCCTGATCAGGGCCCACGAGCGGGGGGTGGCAGTGCGCGTGCTGGTCGATGGCGTGGGGTCGGGTTATTTCAATTGCGGGGTCGCCCGCATCCTGCGCCATGCAGGCGTGCCGGTGGGGCAGTTCATGCATTCCATGCTGCCGTGGCGCATGCCGTTCATCAACATGCGCGACCACAAGAAGATTCTGGTGGTCGATGGGGTGACCGGCTTCATGGGCGGGCTGAACATCGGCGAGGAAAACATCGCCGCCTCCCACCCTGCGCACCTGGTATCAGACACGCATTTCCAGCTCAGGGGGCCGGTCGTGCACCAGTTGAGCGAGGCCTTCGCGCGGGACTGGGCCTTCACCATGGGCGAGGAACTGACGGCGCACGTCTTCTTCCCCCCTCAGGCCAGTTGTGGCGAAACGCCCAGCCGCATTGTGACCGCAGGGCCGGACATGGATCTGGAAAAGATCGAGTACACCATGCTCCAGGCCTTCACCATGGCGCGGCACAGCATCAGGCTCATGACGCCGTATTTCCTGCCTGATGACCGGTTCCTGACCGAACTGGAACTGGCCTCGCTACGCGGCATCGAGGTGGATATCGTGGTGCCCGCGCACAGCAACCACACCCTGCTGGACTGGGCGCGGGCGGCCAACCTGCCGCGCTTTCTGGATTCAGGGTGCCGGATCTGGATGGCGCGGCCGCCCTTCAACCATTCCAAGCTCATGGTGGTGGACCGGCACTGGTCGTTCGTGGGCAGTTCCAACCTCGACGTGCGCAGCCTGCGCCTGAACTTCGAGATCAATCTCGAAACCTATGACGCTGCGCTGGCGGGCTCGCTTGATGATTTCATCGCCAGCCACCGCCACATCAGGCTCACGCACCATGATCTCGATCGCCGCCCGTTCGTACGCAAGCTGCGTGATGCGGCGGCCCGCCTCTTTCTGCCCTACCTCTAGGCGCGGCTGCCCGTGGGGCGCAGCGTGACCGATATGGGCCGGTGGTCGGAGGCGTAATTCTCGATTACATGCCGCTCGGCGCAGGTCAGGCCGCGCACCAGGCAGCGGTCGAGGCGTATGGGCAGCATGTCGGCCATGCGGTGGGTGGGCGCACGTGGCCCCACATCCTGAAAATGGCGGATCAGCGCCGGGCCAACCTGATTGAAATCCCCCAATATGGCAGCCCGATGCGGCAAAAGCTGCACGATGCGGCGCAACTGGCGGCGGTTGAGCAACTGCCCGTGTGAAAGATGCACGTTGGCTACGACAAGCGACCGGCATTCGATCACCTGCGCCACCCGGCGGATGAGCGTGCCCGCGGGCAGGGTGCAGGTCAGCGGCTGGCGGCGATAGGGCCACGGGCTCCAGCATGCCAGCCCGTGAATGCGCCCGGGCAGGGGCGAGCGCGCGTAGTGGCCGCCAATCAGGGTGGGCAGGGTGTCGATTTCCACCGTGGCCTCCTGCATGAGCAGAAGGTCCGGGCGCTCGGCGTGGATCAGGTTGATCACGTCGCGCACTGTCGCACCAATGCGGCGCAGCAGGTTCCAGCTGATGATCTTGACCCCATCTCCCTCACGCGCGGGCGGGGTCAGGTCCAGCCGTGGCGGCGTGCCGTGGCGCGGCTGGACGGAAGGCAGGCGGAGATAGGGGCGGGCAAGGGTCATGGTTCGATAAACGGCTCGCGGATTTCATCAGGAACGGGATCGCGGCGGCGCACGTCGCCCGCTGCGAATTCGGCGGTGAGCGTATAGCCCACGCCAATCAGCACGGGACCAAGGAAAATGCCCAGCCCCCCGAAGGTCAGCACGCCGCCAAGCACGCCAAGCACCGTCAGCAGGTAGGGCATCTGCGCGCCACGGGCAATGAACATGGGGCGGATGATGTGGTCGGCACCCGATACGATGATGGTGCCATACAGCAGCAGGAAAATGCCCCAGCCGGGATGGTGGGTGATGAGCAGGAAGACGGAGGCGGGAATCCAGATCAGCGGCGCGCCGATGGGCAGCACCGCGACAAAGGCGGTAACTGCGCCCAGCAGCACCGGGCTGGAAATGCCCGCGATGGCAAACCCGATTCCGGTCAGGATGCCCTGGATGATGGCCGTGCCCAGAATGCCGTAAACCGTGCCGCGTATGGTGCGGCCCACGATGCCCAGTATCCGGTCGGCATACACGCCCGCGATGCGCCTGACCACGGCCACGAACGTGTTGCCCAGCGCGTCGCCGCCCAGCCAGAAGAAGAAGGAAATGAACAGCGCCATGGCCA
This is a stretch of genomic DNA from Komagataeibacter xylinus. It encodes these proteins:
- a CDS encoding endonuclease/exonuclease/phosphatase family protein, with amino-acid sequence MTLARPYLRLPSVQPRHGTPPRLDLTPPAREGDGVKIISWNLLRRIGATVRDVINLIHAERPDLLLMQEATVEIDTLPTLIGGHYARSPLPGRIHGLACWSPWPYRRQPLTCTLPAGTLIRRVAQVIECRSLVVANVHLSHGQLLNRRQLRRIVQLLPHRAAILGDFNQVGPALIRHFQDVGPRAPTHRMADMLPIRLDRCLVRGLTCAERHVIENYASDHRPISVTLRPTGSRA
- the purL gene encoding phosphoribosylformylglycinamidine synthase subunit PurL, which translates into the protein MSAKAQRTVDEALAREFGLTAEEYGNVLSIMGRTPTFTELGIFSVMWSEHCSYKSSRAYLRTLPTTAPWVIHGPGENAGVVDIGQGLAAIFKMESHNHPSFIEPYQGAATGVGGILRDVFTMGARPVANLNALRFGDPNNPQTRRIVDGVVRGVGGYGNCVGVPTVGGEINFHPAYDGNPLVNAMTVGVARQDRIFLSAAAGVGNPVIYVGSKTGRDGIHGATMSSSEFDEDALAKRPTVQVGDPFVEKLLIEACLELMATDAIVAIQDMGAAGLTSSAVEMAGKGGVGIDLDLDHVPQRERGMTAYEMMLSESQERMLIVLRPDRTEQARAIFDKWELDFAVIGHLTDTGNIVIRHKGDVEAEIPLAPLADQAPVYHRPTAPAQKPQPMEPIIDPVGVEQALIRLIGCPDLASRAWVYNQYDSTVGGQTVRRPGAADAAIVKVEDTEIGLALTTDCTPRYCRANAKLGGAQAVAEAWRNITATGARPLAVTDNLNFGSPEKPEVMGQFVDAIAGMGEACRALDFPVVSGNVSLYNETRAPDGTSQSILPTPAIGGLGVLENVRQAVGLEMPEGCDVMLLGETKGQLGQSIWLREILGAQDGEPPELDLAAERRNGDFVRGLILDGTIAACHDVADGGVLVAVTEMVMAGQAGCVLDAPQSGMRPEAFWFGEDQSRYVVAVRDGQALATLAAQAGVPCRRLGRSGGEGLTLPNGSTISKARLLAVHSEFFPRLMDR
- the cls gene encoding cardiolipin synthase; the protein is MIFYSLTIWDLALLVLRLCFVVPVVIHVLLTKRDVGASIGWIGVTVLMPLTGGILYLMFGINRVHRRARRMAGQHPWRSRTMSSQWRCDEKGAFAPLGSMVGKLTGRPLLGGNAIEPMHDGDRVYPRMLAAINAAERSVLLCSYIFRADSIGRQFCDALIRAHERGVAVRVLVDGVGSGYFNCGVARILRHAGVPVGQFMHSMLPWRMPFINMRDHKKILVVDGVTGFMGGLNIGEENIAASHPAHLVSDTHFQLRGPVVHQLSEAFARDWAFTMGEELTAHVFFPPQASCGETPSRIVTAGPDMDLEKIEYTMLQAFTMARHSIRLMTPYFLPDDRFLTELELASLRGIEVDIVVPAHSNHTLLDWARAANLPRFLDSGCRIWMARPPFNHSKLMVVDRHWSFVGSSNLDVRSLRLNFEINLETYDAALAGSLDDFIASHRHIRLTHHDLDRRPFVRKLRDAAARLFLPYL
- a CDS encoding AI-2E family transporter is translated as MVERIMMGLMLGGIAFGCVLILYPFLTALLWAAILTFSTWPVFMRLRARMSLLPAALVMTLLCALVLVVPLAIVVSSSIADVPATLQYMVNAIGALHLPPLPARIAHIPHFGPEIVEKWQKWSADVGSIDQVVRPYAGRIGQSVLSAMMQLASGLAHLAMALFISFFFWLGGDALGNTFVAVVRRIAGVYADRILGIVGRTIRGTVYGILGTAIIQGILTGIGFAIAGISSPVLLGAVTAFVAVLPIGAPLIWIPASVFLLITHHPGWGIFLLLYGTIIVSGADHIIRPMFIARGAQMPYLLTVLGVLGGVLTFGGLGIFLGPVLIGVGYTLTAEFAAGDVRRRDPVPDEIREPFIEP
- the grxD gene encoding Grx4 family monothiol glutaredoxin → MAETIAQRIQAQIDANPVMLYMKGDANFPQCGFSARVVQVLKHLGVPFKTENVLADPELRQGIKDFSNWPTVPQLYVKGEFIGGCDIVTEMYQTGELEKLLTEKGIATAAA
- a CDS encoding YraN family protein; this encodes MIARPPALHRQRRGRRAFADGLAAEQAAMADLRAKGWQVLLHRARTRWGEIDIVALRAGCLAFIEVKARPSLLAAGESIRPAQVTRIMNAAEALCAANPHWTYDSMRLDVCAVLPGNVIEWIPDAFRQY
- a CDS encoding BolA family protein — encoded protein: MAMTAQEIETYIREALPDAKITIDDLAGDGDHYACRVVSEAFRGLPRVRQHQMVYDALQGHMGGKLHALALQTQTPD